A portion of the Corticium candelabrum chromosome 5, ooCorCand1.1, whole genome shotgun sequence genome contains these proteins:
- the LOC134180369 gene encoding probable ATP-dependent DNA helicase RecS: MGDIRFQQFLASVSAVLDGIPNFPRPLKSQQESALFAITMKQDVFAILPTGYGKSLVYHLLPLVYKEFYKCEIQPTVLVVSPLVELMKEQVKQLEDKGLVSMVISHSLLDDLLMDNHFLDKCSILFDSPEAILNSAWRDQIQQQTVFQTRLVAVVIDEVHCVTEW, translated from the coding sequence ATGGGTGACATTCGCTTTCAGCAGTTTTTGGCCAGTGTTTCTGCTGTCCTGGATGGTATACCCAACTTTCCAAGACCTCTAAAGAGTCAGCAAGAGAGTGCCCTCTTTGCAATAACTATGAAGCAAGATGTCTTTGCCATTTTACCTACTGGATATGGGAAATCCTTGGTTTACCATCTACTACCATTAGTATACAAAGAGTTTTACAAATGTGAGATCCAGCCAACAGTTTTGGTTGTTTCTCCATTAGTAGAACTCATGAAAGAACAGGTCAAACAGCTAGAAGACAAAGGTTTAGTTTCCATGGTCATTTCCCATTCCTTATTGGATGACCTTCTCATGGACAATCACTTTTTGGACAAGTGTTCTATACTATTTGACAGTCCAGAAGCTATTCTCAACAGTGCATGGAGAGATCAaatacaacagcaaacagtATTTCAAACTCGTCTGGTTGCTGTTGTAATTGATGAAGTTCACTGCGTAACAGAATGGTAA